The following are from one region of the Halorussus rarus genome:
- a CDS encoding DUF5658 family protein: MDGLVVRGFVSSDGRYWSALASTGRRRLTDPLAGVDGTERTLWILVGVALVGDLLTTYYGLQLGLSESNPVARAAIRQFGFSAMVGMKLIAIGVGLGCRRLLPERHGLLVPAGLAVPWLAAAVVNLALYAMVAS; this comes from the coding sequence ATGGACGGTCTCGTCGTCCGTGGATTCGTGAGTTCTGACGGACGCTACTGGTCGGCGCTGGCCAGCACCGGACGACGACGCCTGACCGACCCGCTGGCGGGCGTCGACGGGACCGAGCGGACGCTCTGGATACTCGTGGGGGTCGCGCTCGTCGGCGACCTGCTCACCACCTACTACGGGCTACAGCTGGGGCTGTCCGAGTCGAACCCGGTCGCCAGGGCCGCCATCCGGCAGTTCGGGTTCTCGGCGATGGTGGGGATGAAGCTGATCGCGATCGGGGTCGGGCTGGGCTGCCGGCGGCTCCTGCCCGAGCGACACGGCCTGCTCGTCCCGGCCGGCCTCGCGGTGCCCTGGCTGGCGGCCGCGGTCGTCAACCTCGCGCTCTACGCGATGGTCGCGAGCTGA
- a CDS encoding PadR family transcriptional regulator, whose amino-acid sequence MTRWLPSGRRRDLCVLLYDDGPLRGQSLKTRLEAHYDAHIDSQSFYGALKSLEEKGFVEKRTEGIHEAYALTEAGERRVREHFEWMREKVAE is encoded by the coding sequence ATGACCAGATGGCTCCCGAGCGGGCGGCGGCGCGACCTCTGCGTCCTGCTGTACGACGACGGACCGCTCCGCGGCCAGTCGCTCAAGACCCGCCTCGAAGCCCACTACGACGCCCACATCGACTCTCAATCGTTCTACGGCGCGCTGAAATCGCTCGAAGAGAAGGGATTCGTGGAGAAGCGTACCGAGGGTATCCACGAGGCCTACGCCCTGACCGAGGCGGGCGAGCGTCGGGTCAGGGAACACTTCGAGTGGATGCGTGAGAAGGTTGCGGAGTAG
- a CDS encoding 3-hydroxyacyl-CoA dehydrogenase family protein: protein MVRTLDSIQRIGVVGAGTMGSGIAQVAAQQGYDVVMRDVKEEFVQNGFDSIEDSLDRFVSKDKLTDDEAEATVERIAGTTDLADLADCDVVVEAAVEDMDIKQDIFADLDEAIPEDVVLATNTSTLSITTIAAATEREDRVVGLHFMNPVPVMTGVEVVVGEKTDEEVVEFAHALAEDLGKETWESDDKPGFVTNRILMPWLNEGVRAYDEGVASKEDIDKGMKLGTNVPMGPLELADHIGLDICLDASETLHEELGDRYKPAYLLKRKVDAGDLGKKTGEGFYEYD, encoded by the coding sequence ATGGTTCGGACGCTCGACAGCATCCAGCGTATCGGCGTCGTCGGCGCAGGCACGATGGGCAGCGGCATCGCGCAGGTCGCCGCCCAGCAGGGTTACGACGTCGTGATGCGCGACGTGAAGGAGGAGTTCGTCCAGAACGGCTTCGACTCCATCGAGGACAGCCTCGACCGGTTCGTCTCGAAGGACAAACTGACCGACGACGAGGCCGAGGCGACGGTCGAGCGCATCGCGGGGACGACGGACCTCGCGGACCTCGCGGACTGCGACGTGGTGGTCGAGGCCGCGGTCGAGGACATGGACATCAAACAGGACATCTTCGCGGACCTCGACGAGGCGATTCCCGAGGACGTCGTGCTGGCGACCAACACCTCTACGCTCTCGATAACGACCATCGCGGCCGCCACCGAGCGCGAGGACCGGGTCGTCGGCCTCCACTTCATGAACCCCGTGCCGGTGATGACGGGCGTCGAGGTGGTCGTCGGCGAGAAGACCGACGAGGAGGTCGTGGAGTTCGCCCACGCGCTCGCCGAGGACCTCGGCAAGGAGACCTGGGAGTCCGACGACAAGCCCGGCTTCGTCACCAACCGCATCCTGATGCCGTGGCTCAACGAGGGCGTCCGGGCATACGACGAGGGCGTCGCCTCCAAGGAGGACATCGACAAGGGGATGAAACTCGGCACGAACGTCCCGATGGGTCCGCTCGAACTCGCCGACCACATCGGGCTGGACATCTGCCTGGACGCCAGCGAGACGCTCCACGAGGAGCTGGGCGACCGCTACAAGCCGGCGTACCTGCTCAAGCGCAAGGTCGACGCGGGTGATCTGGGCAAGAAGACGGGCGAGGGCTTCTACGAGTACGACTGA
- a CDS encoding class I fructose-bisphosphate aldolase: protein MIPLEDSPVTRDGKALILAYDHGLEHGPSADFSSVPETLDPERIFDIATHDAVTSLAVQKGVAERYYPSYDDQVNLLAKLNGTSNLWTGEPYSPKNWTVDYAAELGADAVGYTVYSGSNHETEMYEDFREIQEAAHSEHDLPVVMWSYPRGQGLKNDTKESVIAYATRIALEIGADMAKVKYPGSRESMEWAVRSAGDVPVVMSGGSKISDYEFLSSVEAVMDAGGSGLAVGRNVWQRDEPERILDSLEQVIFEGATADEALDE, encoded by the coding sequence ATGATACCACTCGAAGACTCCCCGGTAACGCGCGACGGCAAGGCGCTCATCCTCGCTTACGACCACGGGCTCGAGCACGGCCCCTCCGCTGACTTCAGTTCGGTGCCGGAGACGCTGGACCCCGAGCGGATCTTCGACATCGCGACCCACGACGCGGTGACGTCGCTGGCGGTCCAGAAGGGGGTCGCCGAGCGGTACTACCCCTCCTACGACGACCAGGTCAACCTGCTGGCGAAGCTCAACGGCACGAGCAACCTCTGGACGGGCGAGCCCTACTCGCCCAAGAACTGGACGGTCGACTACGCCGCCGAGCTGGGCGCCGACGCGGTGGGCTACACGGTCTACTCGGGGTCGAACCACGAGACCGAGATGTACGAGGACTTCCGCGAGATCCAGGAAGCGGCCCACTCCGAGCACGACCTGCCGGTCGTCATGTGGTCGTACCCCCGCGGCCAGGGCCTGAAGAACGACACCAAGGAGAGCGTCATCGCCTACGCCACCCGCATCGCGCTGGAGATCGGCGCCGACATGGCGAAGGTCAAGTACCCCGGCTCCCGGGAGTCGATGGAGTGGGCGGTCCGGTCCGCGGGCGACGTGCCGGTGGTGATGTCGGGCGGGTCGAAGATCAGCGACTACGAGTTCCTCTCGAGCGTCGAGGCGGTCATGGACGCCGGCGGGTCGGGCCTCGCGGTCGGCCGCAACGTCTGGCAGCGCGACGAGCCCGAGCGCATCCTCGACTCGCTCGAGCAGGTCATCTTCGAGGGAGCCACCGCCGACGAAGCGCTCGACGAATGA
- a CDS encoding DMT family transporter, translated as MVGLGIWYAAVAALVWGGYLFGLKRYVSGYPPAVVIVGANAAGVAWYFPVAALWPAEGPPVGEVTFAGVALVGFVLVASAAAYLALLYALNAGDVSYVAPLGKLVPAFTLPLEVLLVGEHLAPSQLVGVGFATLAVYLANYQSTGLLAPIRRAATHRPAQLALGSAALYGAVDVGTRVVLQGVGVRSDVWVLVYTGGVAVVLLPLAARQWSGDVAAALPTFAALGAVVAVGTHLMTQAFAVLPASIVSPILNTQAIVAVVLGGLLLGEDRFGLRLVAGAVAVVGISLIALG; from the coding sequence GTGGTAGGACTCGGCATCTGGTACGCGGCGGTCGCGGCGCTGGTCTGGGGCGGCTACCTCTTCGGACTCAAGCGGTACGTCTCGGGGTACCCGCCCGCGGTGGTCATCGTCGGCGCGAACGCGGCCGGCGTCGCGTGGTACTTCCCGGTCGCGGCGCTCTGGCCGGCGGAGGGGCCGCCAGTCGGCGAGGTCACGTTCGCGGGGGTCGCGCTCGTCGGCTTCGTGCTGGTCGCCAGCGCCGCGGCGTATCTCGCGCTGCTCTACGCGCTGAACGCCGGCGACGTCTCGTACGTCGCCCCGCTGGGCAAACTGGTCCCGGCGTTCACCCTGCCGCTGGAGGTCCTGCTGGTCGGCGAGCATCTGGCGCCGTCGCAGCTCGTCGGCGTCGGGTTCGCCACGCTGGCGGTCTACCTCGCCAACTACCAGTCCACCGGGCTACTGGCGCCGATCCGCCGGGCTGCGACTCACCGGCCGGCCCAGCTCGCGCTCGGGAGCGCCGCCCTCTACGGCGCGGTCGACGTCGGCACTCGCGTCGTGCTCCAGGGCGTCGGGGTGCGCTCGGACGTCTGGGTGCTGGTCTACACCGGCGGGGTCGCGGTCGTGCTCCTCCCGCTGGCGGCCCGCCAGTGGTCCGGCGATGTGGCCGCCGCGCTGCCGACGTTCGCGGCGCTCGGCGCCGTCGTCGCGGTCGGGACCCACCTCATGACCCAGGCGTTCGCGGTCCTGCCGGCGAGCATCGTCTCGCCCATCCTCAACACCCAGGCGATCGTCGCGGTCGTGCTCGGCGGTCTACTGCTCGGCGAGGACCGGTTCGGGCTCCGGCTGGTCGCCGGCGCGGTCGCCGTCGTCGGCATCTCGCTCATCGCGCTCGGGTGA
- a CDS encoding DUF7111 family protein — protein MTEQEAEREDVTARYYETDDERVIEFDRGGATAAVAQNVEGYAMLKIRPSPDGDELERYYGFDMALDHAAELLGVSPNDMPVPEAAEDMGM, from the coding sequence ATGACCGAACAGGAGGCCGAACGCGAGGACGTCACCGCGCGATACTACGAGACCGACGACGAGCGCGTCATCGAGTTCGACCGCGGCGGCGCGACCGCCGCGGTGGCCCAGAACGTGGAGGGGTACGCCATGCTGAAGATCCGACCGAGCCCCGACGGCGACGAACTCGAACGCTACTACGGATTCGACATGGCGCTGGACCACGCCGCCGAACTGCTCGGCGTCTCGCCGAACGACATGCCGGTTCCCGAGGCGGCCGAAGACAT
- a CDS encoding acyl-CoA dehydrogenase produces the protein MDFSLSAEQKQIRDMVSEFADEEIEPRADEIDETDEFPADLVDQMADLGLMGMPFPEEYGGAGLDYHSYAIGLEEISRGSGGLGTVVAAHTSLAGNMLYAFGDEEQKQEYLTPLNRGEDIGAFALSEAGAGSDVPAMDTTAEKDGDEYVINGGKLWISNGSVADTVTLFAKTDPDAGNKGISSLVVRPEEDDGFHVEGTEDKLGDKGCPTAELRFDEMRIPEDRLLGEEGRGFVHALKTLNGGRITIAARSIGIARAALEDALEYSQDREQFDQSISEFQTIQHKLADMDTKVQAAKMLMHRAADRKMRGEDFIKQAAQAKLYASEISREVANEGIQIHGGYGYTKDFPAERYYRDSKLNEIYEGTSEVLRNTIANELLE, from the coding sequence ATGGACTTCAGCCTCTCCGCCGAACAGAAGCAGATACGCGACATGGTCTCGGAGTTCGCCGACGAGGAGATCGAGCCCCGGGCCGACGAGATCGACGAGACCGACGAGTTCCCCGCGGACCTCGTCGACCAGATGGCCGACCTCGGCCTGATGGGGATGCCGTTCCCCGAGGAGTACGGCGGGGCGGGCCTCGACTACCACTCCTACGCCATCGGGCTGGAGGAGATCTCCCGGGGCTCGGGCGGCCTGGGGACGGTCGTGGCGGCCCACACCAGCCTCGCGGGCAACATGCTCTACGCCTTCGGCGACGAGGAGCAGAAGCAGGAGTACCTCACGCCGCTCAACCGCGGCGAGGACATCGGCGCGTTCGCGCTCTCGGAGGCGGGCGCCGGATCGGACGTCCCCGCGATGGACACGACGGCCGAGAAGGACGGCGACGAGTACGTGATCAACGGCGGGAAGCTCTGGATCTCGAACGGCTCGGTCGCCGACACCGTCACGCTGTTCGCCAAGACCGACCCCGACGCGGGTAACAAGGGCATCTCGTCGCTCGTCGTCCGGCCCGAGGAGGACGACGGCTTCCACGTCGAGGGCACCGAGGACAAGCTCGGCGACAAGGGCTGTCCGACCGCCGAGCTCCGTTTCGACGAGATGCGTATCCCCGAGGACCGCCTGCTCGGCGAGGAGGGCCGCGGGTTCGTCCACGCGCTCAAGACCCTGAACGGCGGGCGCATCACCATCGCGGCCCGGTCCATCGGCATCGCGCGCGCCGCGCTCGAAGACGCCCTGGAGTACTCCCAGGACCGCGAGCAGTTCGACCAGTCCATCTCGGAGTTCCAGACCATCCAGCACAAGCTCGCGGACATGGACACCAAGGTCCAGGCCGCCAAGATGCTGATGCACCGCGCTGCCGACCGCAAGATGCGCGGCGAGGACTTCATCAAGCAGGCCGCCCAGGCCAAACTCTACGCGTCGGAGATCTCCCGCGAGGTCGCCAACGAGGGCATCCAGATCCACGGCGGGTACGGCTACACCAAGGACTTCCCCGCCGAGCGGTACTACCGCGACTCGAAACTCAACGAGATCTACGAGGGTACCAGCGAGGTGCTGCGGAACACCATCGCGAACGAACTGCTGGAGTGA
- a CDS encoding acyl-CoA carboxylase subunit beta encodes MKVRVSDGATDEEASAIAEALARHVRDEVEVFVGDADAPAVVREAPVAEAGAAGAGSPGAATGDGGSSAAPGTSAGDDLGPTDRERALWDEIEDIELGGPEKYKQRLDEQGKLFVRDRLDLWFGEDGMLFEDGKFANFDAWHPDSPEVEDSDDRLPGDGLLTGAAEFEGRELHFMANDFTVKAGSMAQKGVEKFLRMQQRALKSGKPVLYLMDSSGGRIDQQTGFFANREGIGKYYYNHSMLSGRVPQICVLYGPCIAGAAYTPVFADFTVMVRDMSAMAIASPRMVEMVTGEEIELEELGGPDVHAKYSGSADLVADDEEHARELVAELVGYLPDSADDEPPKREGKPPAKSPEGIDSIVPQAPNKGYDMTDVIDRVVDEGSYFELKPEYGKEIITAFARIDGRPVGIVANQPAQRAGAIFPDAAEKAAEFIWTCDAYDIPLLYLCDTPGFMAGSQVEKDAILEKGKKFIYATSSATVPKQTVVVRKAYGAGIYAMGGPAYDPESVLGLPSGEIAIMGPEAAINAVYARKLSEIDDEEERAAKERELREEYREDIDVHRMASEVVIDEIVPPSTLRTELENRFAFYEGVEKELPDKKHGTIL; translated from the coding sequence ATGAAAGTCCGCGTCAGCGACGGTGCGACCGACGAGGAGGCCTCCGCCATCGCGGAGGCGCTCGCCCGGCACGTCCGCGACGAGGTCGAAGTGTTCGTGGGCGACGCCGACGCCCCGGCCGTGGTCAGAGAGGCGCCGGTCGCCGAGGCAGGAGCAGCCGGAGCGGGGTCTCCCGGGGCAGCGACCGGCGACGGTGGGTCGTCGGCCGCGCCTGGGACCTCGGCCGGCGACGACCTCGGACCGACCGACCGCGAGCGGGCGCTCTGGGACGAGATCGAGGACATCGAACTCGGCGGGCCCGAGAAGTACAAACAGCGCCTCGACGAGCAGGGCAAGCTGTTCGTCCGCGACCGGCTCGACCTCTGGTTCGGAGAGGACGGGATGCTGTTCGAGGACGGGAAGTTCGCCAACTTCGACGCCTGGCACCCCGACAGCCCCGAGGTCGAGGACAGCGACGACCGGCTCCCGGGCGACGGCCTGCTCACCGGCGCGGCCGAGTTCGAGGGCCGGGAGCTCCACTTCATGGCCAACGACTTCACCGTCAAGGCCGGGTCGATGGCCCAGAAGGGCGTCGAGAAGTTCCTCCGGATGCAGCAGCGCGCGCTCAAGTCGGGCAAGCCCGTGCTCTACCTGATGGACTCGTCGGGCGGGCGCATCGACCAGCAGACCGGCTTCTTCGCCAACCGCGAGGGAATCGGGAAGTACTACTACAACCACTCGATGCTCTCGGGGCGGGTCCCCCAGATCTGCGTGCTCTACGGCCCCTGCATCGCGGGTGCGGCCTACACGCCCGTCTTCGCCGACTTCACGGTCATGGTCCGCGACATGTCGGCGATGGCCATCGCCTCGCCGCGGATGGTCGAGATGGTCACCGGCGAGGAGATCGAACTCGAGGAGCTCGGCGGCCCGGACGTCCACGCCAAGTACTCCGGCAGCGCGGACCTGGTCGCCGACGACGAGGAGCACGCCCGCGAGCTGGTCGCGGAGCTCGTCGGCTACCTCCCTGACAGCGCCGACGACGAGCCCCCGAAGCGGGAGGGCAAGCCCCCCGCGAAGTCGCCGGAGGGAATCGATTCCATCGTCCCGCAGGCCCCGAACAAGGGCTACGACATGACCGACGTGATAGACCGCGTGGTCGACGAGGGGTCGTACTTCGAGCTCAAGCCCGAGTACGGGAAGGAGATCATCACCGCGTTCGCCCGCATCGACGGCCGGCCGGTCGGCATCGTCGCCAACCAGCCCGCCCAGCGCGCCGGCGCCATCTTCCCCGACGCCGCCGAGAAGGCCGCGGAGTTCATCTGGACCTGCGACGCCTACGATATTCCTCTACTGTACCTCTGCGACACCCCCGGCTTCATGGCCGGGTCGCAGGTCGAGAAGGACGCCATCCTCGAGAAGGGCAAGAAGTTCATCTACGCCACCTCGTCGGCGACCGTGCCGAAGCAGACCGTCGTCGTCCGGAAGGCCTACGGCGCGGGCATCTACGCCATGGGCGGCCCGGCGTACGACCCCGAGAGCGTCCTCGGACTCCCGTCGGGCGAGATCGCCATCATGGGGCCGGAGGCAGCCATCAACGCGGTGTACGCCCGGAAGCTCTCCGAGATCGACGACGAGGAGGAGCGCGCGGCCAAGGAGCGGGAGCTCCGCGAGGAGTACCGCGAGGACATCGACGTCCACCGGATGGCCAGCGAGGTCGTCATCGACGAGATCGTCCCGCCGAGCACGCTCCGGACCGAACTGGAGAACCGGTTCGCGTTCTACGAGGGCGTCGAGAAGGAATTGCCCGACAAGAAGCACGGCACGATCCTCTGA
- a CDS encoding DUF7409 domain-containing protein, with translation MSQNDAPDDEPTDGVTALTDIHLVGPATAEVLADADFDATGLPEKEVSYEMLVGAGVNAGVATRLRKEHSLHWSFGGSDEDDDSLAQRSEKVRGLQDDERAWVAASSGDWESADPDGADATGGDWSPTGESSAPMEASTDGSGAAEAAEAAWRERSRPDPVTDVPGVDERTAETLANGGVTSVRSLATADPEHLADSLGLDRERVADWRDAARELA, from the coding sequence GTGAGCCAAAACGATGCCCCCGACGACGAACCGACCGACGGCGTGACTGCGCTGACAGACATCCACCTCGTCGGTCCCGCGACCGCGGAGGTGCTGGCCGACGCCGACTTCGACGCGACCGGCCTGCCGGAGAAGGAGGTGTCCTACGAGATGCTCGTCGGTGCGGGCGTCAACGCCGGCGTCGCCACGCGCCTACGCAAGGAGCACTCGCTTCACTGGTCGTTCGGCGGTAGTGACGAGGACGACGACTCGCTCGCGCAGCGGTCGGAGAAGGTCCGCGGACTCCAGGACGACGAGCGCGCGTGGGTCGCCGCCAGCAGCGGCGACTGGGAGTCAGCGGACCCGGACGGTGCGGACGCGACCGGCGGCGACTGGTCGCCGACCGGCGAGTCGTCCGCGCCGATGGAGGCCTCGACCGACGGCAGCGGGGCCGCCGAGGCCGCCGAGGCCGCGTGGCGCGAGCGGAGTCGTCCCGACCCGGTGACAGACGTCCCGGGCGTCGACGAACGGACCGCCGAAACTCTGGCCAACGGCGGCGTGACCTCGGTCCGGAGCCTCGCCACCGCCGATCCCGAGCACCTCGCCGACTCGCTCGGCCTCGACCGCGAGCGGGTCGCCGATTGGCGCGACGCCGCCCGCGAGCTGGCCTGA
- a CDS encoding class 1 fructose-bisphosphatase — protein MSGPDPDVATDTELDADGPIVDRDDPVTAAVETVALSAPEIRGGLVGRRRKAEGENPSGEEQLAADVWADELLEARLTAIDGIAQYASEEREGIVEAGDGDPSEAGASYAVTVDPLDGSSNLKPNNTMGTILGVYDAELPAKGAELVAAAYVLYGPITTMMVARDGEATEYVIDSEARRASDSRVARDAERPSDRASGDSGEQTAEPRDGDRSSHAERKAVREDVTLPDEPTVYGFGGRVPDWTDRFAAYADEVEDELKLRYGGAMIGDVNQVMTYGGIFAYPELESRPEGKLRLQFEGYPIGYLVETAGGRSSNGEASLLDVEPDELHQRTPVYVGNRDLIERLESQFA, from the coding sequence ATGAGCGGGCCGGACCCGGACGTCGCGACGGACACCGAACTCGACGCCGACGGACCCATCGTCGACCGCGACGACCCCGTCACGGCCGCGGTCGAGACCGTCGCCCTCTCTGCCCCCGAGATACGGGGCGGGCTGGTCGGTCGCCGGCGGAAGGCCGAGGGCGAGAACCCCAGCGGGGAGGAGCAACTGGCGGCCGACGTGTGGGCCGACGAACTGCTCGAGGCCCGTCTGACCGCCATCGACGGCATCGCCCAGTACGCCAGCGAGGAGCGCGAGGGCATCGTCGAGGCCGGCGATGGTGACCCGAGCGAAGCCGGCGCGAGCTACGCCGTCACCGTCGACCCCCTCGACGGCTCGTCGAACCTCAAGCCGAACAACACGATGGGGACCATCCTCGGGGTCTACGACGCCGAGCTTCCCGCGAAGGGCGCGGAACTCGTCGCCGCAGCGTACGTCCTCTACGGGCCCATCACGACGATGATGGTCGCGCGCGACGGCGAGGCGACCGAGTACGTGATAGATAGCGAGGCGCGACGCGCCTCGGACAGTCGAGTAGCGAGGGACGCGGAACGTCCCTCGGACCGTGCGAGCGGCGATAGCGGCGAGCAGACGGCGGAGCCGCGAGACGGTGACCGCAGCTCCCACGCCGAACGCAAGGCTGTCCGCGAGGACGTGACCCTGCCCGACGAGCCCACGGTCTACGGGTTCGGCGGGCGCGTACCCGACTGGACCGACCGGTTCGCCGCCTACGCCGACGAGGTGGAGGACGAGCTCAAGCTCCGGTACGGCGGCGCGATGATCGGCGACGTCAACCAGGTGATGACCTACGGGGGAATCTTCGCCTATCCCGAACTCGAATCGCGGCCCGAGGGCAAGCTCCGGCTCCAGTTCGAGGGGTACCCCATCGGCTACCTCGTGGAGACGGCGGGCGGGCGCTCCTCGAACGGGGAGGCGTCGCTGCTCGACGTGGAACCCGACGAGCTCCACCAGCGGACGCCGGTGTACGTTGGTAACCGGGACCTCATCGAGCGGCTGGAATCGCAGTTCGCGTAA
- a CDS encoding phytoene/squalene synthase family protein, which produces MDTESLTERPDADMDWCFEAVQGVSRTFAITIDVLEQPMASYICVGYLLCRVADTVEDAGHVPPETQSRLLTLYDRALDPDDETSIEEFRAAVEPHLPANADEVDAEEVAREDWDVVAESPRVVATFRSLGEDAQSAIYPPVSELVRGMAEFVERYEDDGGLRIGTIDELEEYCWYAAGTVGELITNLVAQDVDDRRAEVLRANARGFALLLQLVNVAKDVSDDFREENNVYLPATWLREHGVSPSNVTDPENRTAVAGVIRRVTRHARGYMDDAQRYLEVLPESKGNTLEAWAIPYLLAVGTSRELLERPEDVVEDGGVKVSRTEVMGLIQLFKSGNVEREKIGELRARMEDEQFTPS; this is translated from the coding sequence ATGGATACGGAGTCGCTCACCGAACGCCCGGACGCCGACATGGACTGGTGTTTCGAGGCCGTCCAGGGCGTGTCGAGAACGTTCGCCATCACCATCGACGTGCTCGAGCAGCCGATGGCGTCGTACATCTGCGTCGGCTACCTGCTCTGTCGCGTCGCCGATACGGTCGAGGACGCCGGTCACGTCCCGCCGGAGACCCAGTCCCGTCTCCTGACCCTCTACGACCGGGCGCTCGACCCGGACGACGAGACGAGCATCGAGGAGTTCCGGGCGGCCGTCGAGCCCCACCTGCCCGCGAACGCCGACGAGGTCGACGCGGAGGAGGTCGCCCGCGAGGACTGGGACGTGGTCGCAGAGTCGCCCCGCGTCGTCGCCACCTTCCGGTCGCTGGGCGAGGACGCCCAGTCGGCAATCTACCCGCCGGTCAGCGAGCTGGTCAGGGGAATGGCCGAGTTCGTCGAGCGCTACGAGGACGACGGCGGCCTCCGCATCGGCACCATCGACGAGCTCGAGGAGTACTGCTGGTACGCAGCGGGCACCGTCGGCGAGCTCATCACCAATCTGGTCGCCCAGGACGTCGACGACCGGCGCGCCGAGGTGCTCCGGGCAAACGCCCGCGGGTTCGCGCTGCTGCTCCAGCTCGTCAACGTCGCCAAGGACGTCTCCGACGACTTCCGCGAGGAGAACAACGTCTACCTGCCCGCGACGTGGCTCCGCGAGCACGGGGTGAGCCCGTCGAACGTCACCGACCCGGAGAACCGGACCGCGGTCGCCGGCGTCATCCGGCGGGTCACCCGCCACGCCCGCGGCTACATGGACGACGCCCAGCGCTACCTCGAGGTGCTCCCCGAATCGAAAGGGAACACCCTCGAAGCGTGGGCCATCCCGTACCTGCTGGCGGTCGGCACCAGCCGCGAACTGCTCGAGCGCCCCGAGGACGTGGTGGAGGACGGCGGCGTGAAGGTCTCCCGCACGGAGGTGATGGGACTCATCCAGCTGTTCAAGTCGGGCAACGTCGAGCGCGAGAAGATCGGCGAGCTCCGGGCCCGGATGGAGGACGAGCAGTTCACGCCGTCGTGA
- the gfo6 gene encoding D-xylose 1-dehydrogenase Gfo6: MNLDSYTERFATRDWQTAEEGTVRVALLGLGGFARDHVLPALEGHAATDRTQFCEVSALISGSSGKAESVADEYGVEAVLTYDEFEAGEGVDAFDAVYVAGPNALHLDYARTAADHGKHVLCEKPIETTADRAREMVRVCEEADVTLMVAYRPQVEPAHRRLREMVRDGVLGDPVAFHGWFTGHILEQGGPDQWRLDPELAGGGALMDVGVYPLNAVRFLLDADPVGARATTSAPDDQFEGLDEHVAFQLEFPGGATASCTASYDAQADDRLRIVGTDGQVEMNPAFNSEIHPTLEIGVGDECAAYTGPYVNEVAEEFDYFAHCVLTDTDPEPDGRDSVADMEAVEAIYESAETGRRVDVDNAGI; the protein is encoded by the coding sequence ATGAACCTCGATTCGTACACCGAGCGCTTCGCGACCCGCGACTGGCAGACCGCCGAGGAGGGGACCGTCCGGGTCGCGCTGCTCGGCCTCGGCGGGTTCGCCCGCGACCACGTCCTGCCGGCGCTGGAAGGTCACGCCGCGACCGACCGCACACAGTTCTGCGAGGTCTCGGCGCTGATCAGCGGGTCGTCCGGGAAGGCCGAATCGGTCGCCGACGAGTACGGCGTCGAGGCCGTGCTCACCTACGACGAGTTCGAGGCGGGCGAGGGAGTCGACGCCTTCGACGCCGTCTACGTCGCGGGGCCGAACGCGCTCCACCTCGACTACGCCCGGACCGCGGCCGACCACGGCAAGCACGTCCTCTGCGAGAAGCCAATCGAGACCACGGCCGACCGCGCCCGCGAGATGGTCCGGGTCTGCGAGGAGGCGGACGTGACCCTGATGGTCGCTTACCGGCCGCAGGTCGAGCCGGCCCACCGCCGCCTCCGGGAGATGGTCCGGGACGGCGTCCTGGGCGACCCGGTCGCGTTCCACGGCTGGTTCACGGGCCACATCCTCGAGCAGGGCGGTCCCGACCAGTGGCGGCTCGACCCCGAACTGGCCGGCGGCGGCGCACTGATGGACGTGGGGGTCTACCCCCTCAACGCGGTCCGGTTCCTGCTCGACGCGGACCCCGTCGGGGCCCGGGCGACCACCAGCGCTCCGGACGACCAGTTCGAGGGACTGGACGAGCACGTCGCCTTCCAGCTGGAGTTCCCCGGCGGCGCGACCGCCTCCTGCACCGCGAGCTACGACGCCCAAGCCGACGACCGCCTCCGCATCGTCGGCACCGATGGGCAGGTGGAGATGAACCCGGCGTTCAACTCCGAGATTCATCCCACGCTCGAAATCGGGGTCGGCGACGAGTGCGCGGCGTACACCGGCCCGTACGTCAACGAGGTGGCCGAGGAGTTCGACTACTTCGCCCACTGCGTGCTGACCGACACCGACCCGGAGCCCGACGGCCGCGACAGCGTCGCCGACATGGAGGCGGTCGAGGCGATCTACGAGTCGGCCGAGACGGGCCGCCGGGTCGATGTCGACAACGCGGGAATCTGA